Part of the Drosophila santomea strain STO CAGO 1482 chromosome 2L, Prin_Dsan_1.1, whole genome shotgun sequence genome is shown below.
aaataaaaacgtaTGTGTTACAATttatgtaattattattaaaatattcatattgCATTTAAGTAGTGTCGAAACtagttttctcttttttgcaattattattgtattattattattataataatttccaACAAAATTGTCGATTCAATCAACTAGTTCAACTTGAGAGGTTCTCCTCTGATCTCCAAACAAATTGGGTTTGGTCGCGGTATATTCCTCTCATCTAGTGCGTTAAACAATACGACCATTTTATGTCGTCCTCTAAGAAGAGGTCCATGAAAATTCTCTACTTTTAGCATGAGATCGAAGGGCTCGTGTACCAAAACGGTCTGAAAGAAAAcgaaatattgcaaaatatgGTACAAACAAAATGGTATAGTGGCTCGTGACACCAAACTGGGTTTACTCCTTTGCACAcaagaatataaataatcTGTATCCCATATAGGATTGCTATTATATTCTACCATATTTGGTTGTTAAATGGCTTGAACTACACTTACTGCAGGCCCTCTGAAGCAGTTCTTTTCCACCTCAAGGCGATTGGTAATGTACCTTGTCCAATATCTATACCAGTACTGGTTCTTGTCGTACATGATGGAGCAAAAGTTCTGGGTGGCCATGCTAATAACAGTGGGCTCCCAAGAACCGCGGTTGTAGTGAAGGAAATCCAGTCTCGCCTACACGGATGCAAGAGTTTTGATATTAAAATCCAGGATTATTCTGAAACTCCATTTGTTTTACAGTAATCCGATCTGTGGGCTGCACATCCCACACGACAGTGACGTTCCCGGAGATACGAAGTCTATCCGCTTCCTGGTCGACTACGAGATCGTCAAAATTAACTGCCTGCCGGGCGTCTATGGATCCGGGCGGACCTTCAGTGCACGGCGAAAATATGTCCGGATCCTCGAGCAATAATTCATAATCAGTGGCCCAGGAACTGATCACTCCGAATaagagcagcagcacaaatatCATGATGACCATTGAACCGAAAAGTGTCAGATCCGAACCCTTTATAGCCACTGTCACAATGGTATTGGGAATATCTTTGATACATACAACATTATAAAAAGATTCCCTTTTTTAATCATGGTATGCCATCGTACATCGACTCAGCATGCAACAATGAAACAATCATCTTGTTAATCAGATATTGTCAAACTGTAACAATATAATTGGCATGTCAACGCCAGTGAGCCTTGAAAATATTCGTGCTTAAACATTGTAAAACAAGCCATTGTAAAACCAAAATGAGTGTGAACGAGAAATATCAACATTTTCTAGAAGATCGGTAGAAATTGGGAGAAATGGGTAGAAATTTTGGTATACCGATAGAGAATGGCAAgacaaatattaaaatgaaatgagcCGAAGTGTTGGCGGATAGTTTTTGGGTGTcgtagtgggcgtggcaatctTCTAAAACAAAGTTGCCTCTACGTCTCTACCATCTGCATGCCTAATTTTATCGTTATAGCTCCCGAAATCACACGGATATACTCGGCTAGTGAACCTGatcaacaatat
Proteins encoded:
- the LOC120443740 gene encoding uncharacterized protein LOC120443740 isoform X2; this translates as MVIMIFVLLLLFGVISSWATDYELLLEDPDIFSPCTEGPPGSIDARQAVNFDDLVVDQEADRLRISGNVTVVWDVQPTDRITARLDFLHYNRGSWEPTVISMATQNFCSIMYDKNQYWYRYWTRPFWYTSPSISC
- the LOC120443740 gene encoding uncharacterized protein LOC120443740 isoform X1, with amino-acid sequence MVIMIFVLLLLFGVISSWATDYELLLEDPDIFSPCTEGPPGSIDARQAVNFDDLVVDQEADRLRISGNVTVVWDVQPTDRITARLDFLHYNRGSWEPTVISMATQNFCSIMYDKNQYWYRYWTRYITNRLEVEKNCFRGPATVLVHEPFDLMLKVENFHGPLLRGRHKMVVLFNALDERNIPRPNPICLEIRGEPLKLN